GGTAGTACTGATACTACTACTGCGCATCAATACTGGTTTTCATCAATCACATATAAAACATAGAAAGGATGCTATGTATGAGTATTCGACAAAGGCATACTTCTGGAATTCTGGAATTATCGCGTTGTGCTCTTTTCCCTTCGTCTAGGTCTTATACCACTGAGTTTTTCCTTTGTCAAGGTTTTAGCGAGGCAACATATGCGAGTCCAATACTGTTCAAAATTTTCttaatgttgtactctttttctttagttcaggttttatcTCTCTGGATTTTCATGGGGAGATTTTAATGAGGCATATGAGACAAAAAAGTTACATTTGATCCTGACCGTCGGATCACCCAAACGGTACCCTCTGCTACTAATAGACGTATCGAGGTTGATGGGTATTCCAGTAGGATGGTTCCTCGCATTGCAACCAGTCGGTGCAAGTGAAGTGTAGAAAAAGTGGGTTGTGGTGGTGGTAATAAATAAGAGGAGGAATATTAGTCACACTGGTCCTACCAAAAGACCAATAAATGTGATTCGTGAACCATTTTGCAACCAATCAATTAGAAAGATAGAAAATGAAATGCAACACATTTGGGGTAAAGAAGACAAACAGTTTTACTTCTCTTTACTCTTGGGTGTTGTCAAGATAATGAAATCACTCTGCATCACTCAGACTACTTTcccttcttctctctttctctctcagaAAATAGAGTAATaatgtgaagaagaaaaaatgggtGAAATATTAAGAGCATCATCGGTTGGTTGTCACCCATCAGGTAATCTTTTCTCTTTCACAATTTTCAGTTTCAATCCCTTATATAATTAATCCCTCATAAGTATTGTTAATGTTGACGAATGATAAACATGGGTTTGCATCATTAACAGGTGGATATGTCAATGTTAGGAAAGAAAGAAAGGAAGTATTGCAAGTGGTGGTGGGAAATGCTAATAATTCGAAATGGCAATGCAATGCATCAACTAATTCTTCCAATTCACCGTTATCTGTCAAGAACGATACCAAGCCGCTATCCACATTTTCTTCGAAAATTGCTACTGATATGCCTCTTTATGAACCACCTGGGGTACTACTTCTTTTAATTTACTGCCAGGATACTGGTCTTTCTCTCTTGCTTGCTTATATGATATGTATTGTTTGGACTAGTAGGTCACTTTTGATGAATACCTGAATGACCGAGCTAGAGTTTTCCAAGCAATCTTTCCGGATAagaaaagaagtgagagattgaatGAGGTAATGGAGTCAATTTCATTTACTTGAGTTTTGTTAATTGACATTAGTTGCAACTATACTAGTATATTACCTTAGCATATACACAGTTCTACCAAAGCTGTTGTCTTACAAAACAATGTATTTCGCCAGCGGCGTGACATTACAAACATTCCCAAGCAGTTGAATTAAgcaaattttgttttcaaaacatttttcttttgctttgaaCACATTCCCAACCCTGGGGTCGGAAGTCAGTTTAGAGCAATGAGATTAAGCAAATGTATTCATAACTCTAATAGACATAATAATATCAAGAAATTGAACTAAGCAAATTTGTGAGCATTTGCAGGAGGAATGGAGAATACAGATGCTGCCCATACAATTTCTCTTTTTGACTGTCTCGCCTATCGTGGACATGACAATTAGATGTAAAACTAATAGTAAAGATTACCCTGCTGGAGTTCCTAGTGGCAGTACTAAAGTACTAGAGCTTGATATAGTAAGTGATATACATTCATCAGTATCAAGTTGGATTTGGTTGGGAGCTATAAACCTTCTCTAACAAACCCAAACTATGTTCTTTTGTTGTAGACTAGATGGGAACTGCAAGGTTTAGACACAGTATTCCAACCAACTGAATTCGTACTCGGTGTACGAGGGGCGTTATATCCTGTAAGAAGAGGAATTCGTAGCCGTCTTAAAGGTCAATTGGAGATGAGCATCAGTTTTGTACTCCCACCTGTGGTTTCTGTAGTGCCTCAAGATGTTCTTAGCAATGTTGCAGAATCGGTTAGACCCATTGAATAAACGCGCAATTCGTATTGACAATTATAAATTGCAGGAATACAATTGAACTGAACTTTGCTTATATATGGATGTACAACAACAGGTACTGAACAGATTAGTGGAGAACATGAAGCAGAAAGTGAATGAAAGCTTGGTTGCTGATTTTAACGAGTACAAAAGGGAGAAAAGATTACAAGCATAACTT
This genomic stretch from Papaver somniferum cultivar HN1 chromosome 5, ASM357369v1, whole genome shotgun sequence harbors:
- the LOC113282485 gene encoding uncharacterized protein LOC113282485 produces the protein MGEILRASSVGCHPSGGYVNVRKERKEVLQVVVGNANNSKWQCNASTNSSNSPLSVKNDTKPLSTFSSKIATDMPLYEPPGVTFDEYLNDRARVFQAIFPDKKRSERLNEEEWRIQMLPIQFLFLTVSPIVDMTIRCKTNSKDYPAGVPSGSTKVLELDITRWELQGLDTVFQPTEFVLGVRGALYPVRRGIRSRLKGQLEMSISFVLPPVVSVVPQDVLSNVAESVLNRLVENMKQKVNESLVADFNEYKREKRLQA